Proteins found in one Syngnathus acus chromosome 9, fSynAcu1.2, whole genome shotgun sequence genomic segment:
- the camk2b1 gene encoding calcium/calmodulin-dependent protein kinase (CaM kinase) II beta 1 isoform X6, whose product MATTTCTRFTDEYQLYEELGKGAFSVVRRCVKLCTGQEHAAKIINTKKLSARDHQKLEREARICRLLKHPNIVRLHDSISEEGFHYLLFDLVTGGELFEDIVAREYYSEADASHCIQQILEAVLHCHQMGVVHRDLKPENLLLASKCKNAAVKLADFGLAIEVQGEQQAWFGFAGTPGYLSPEVLRKEAYGKPVDIWACGVILYILLVGYPPFWDEDQHKLYQQIKAGAYDFPSPEWDTVTPEAKNLINQMLTINPARRITAQEALKHPWVCQRSTVASMMHRQETVECLKKFNARRKLKGAILTTMLVSRNFSVGSRQTTAPASALPVSVSAGTTAGTAAGLVEQAAKTLLNKKADVKKRKSSSTVQYMEPQTTVIHNPVDGTKESSDSSNTTVEDEDVKARKQEIIKITEQLIEAINNGDFDAYAKICDPGLTSFEPEALGNLVEGMDFHRFYFDNLLSKNDKPIHTTILNPHVHLIGEDAACIAYIRLTQFVDGQGRPQSSQSEETRVWHRREAKWQNIHFHCSGAPAAPLQ is encoded by the exons ATGGCTACGACAACCTGTACAAGATTCACGGACGAGTATCAACTCTATGAGGAGCTTGGCAA GGGCGCCTTTTCAGTGGTGCGTCGATGCGTGAAGCTATGCACGGGACAGGAGCATGCGGCCAAAATCATCAACACCAAAAAGTTATCGGCCAGAG ATCACCAGAAGTTGGAACGAGAGGCTCGCATCTGTCGCCTGCTCAAACATCCCAACATCG TTCGTCTTCATGACAGCATATCAGAGGAGGGCTTCCACTATCTGCTCTTTGACTT GGTGACCGGAGGTGAATTGTTTGAAGACATCGTCGCCCGAGAATACTACAGTGAGGCCGACGCCAG CCACTGCATCCAGCAGATCCTGGAGGCCGTGCTTCACTGCCATCAAATGGGGGTTGTTCACCGAGACCTGAAG CCAGAGAACCTGCTCCTGGCCAGCAAATGCAAGAACGCGGCGGTGAAGCTGGCTGACTTTGGCCTGGCCATCGAGGTGCAGGGGGAGCAGCAGGCCTGGTTTG GTTTTGCTGGTACACCAGGGTACCTGTCCCCTGAGGTCTTGAGGAAGGAGGCATATGGTAAACCTGTGGACATTTGGGCCTGTG GGGTGATCCTGTACATCCTGCTGGTGGGTTACCCTCCTTTCTGGGACGAGGACCAGCACAAGCTGTACCAGCAGATTAAGGCCGGAGCCTACGAT TTCCCTTCTCCAGAATGGGACACGGTAACCCCGGAGGCCAAAAACCTGATCAACCAGATGCTGACCATCAACCCGGCCAGGAGGATCACCGCCCAGGAAGCCCTCAAGCACCCGTGGGTCTGC CAACGCTCCACGGTGGCTTCCATGATGCACAGACAAGAGACAGTGGAGTGCCTGAAGAAGTTCAATGCCAGGAGGAAACTCAAG GGAGCCATCCTCACCACCATGCTGGTCTCTCGGAATTTCTCCG TGGGCAGCCGGCAGACCACCGCTCCGGCCTCTGCGCTTCCGGTCTCTGTCAGCGCCGGTACCACAGCGGGTACCGCCGCGGGGTTGGTGGAACAAG CAGCCAAGACTTTGCTGAACAAGAAGGCCGACGTGAAG AAACGCAAGTCCAGCTCGACTGTGCAGTATATG GAGCCCCAGACCACCGTCATCCATAACCCGGTGGACGGGACTAAG GAATCATCGGACAGCAGCAACACCACTGTGGAAGATGAAGATGTGAAAG CCCGCAAACAGGAAATCATCAAGATCACCGAGCAGCTCATCGAGGCCATCAACAATGGAGATTTCGACGCTTACGC taaAATCTGCGACCCGGGCTTGACTTCCTTTGAACCGGAGGCACTGGGCAATCTGGTGGAAGGGATGGACTTCCACAGGTTCTACTTTGACAACC tgcTGTCAAAAAACGACAAGCCGATCCATACCACCATCCTGAACCCTCACGTGCACCTGATCGGCGAAGATGCCGCCTGCATCGCGTACATTCGCCTCACGCAGTTTGTGGACGGGCAGGGCCGGCCGCAATCCAGTCAGTCTGAGGAGACCCGAGTGTGGCACCGCAGGGAGGCCAAGTGGCAGAACATACACTTCCACTGCTCCGGAGCACCAGCCGCGCCGCTGCAGTAG
- the camk2b1 gene encoding calcium/calmodulin-dependent protein kinase (CaM kinase) II beta 1 isoform X9: MATTTCTRFTDEYQLYEELGKGAFSVVRRCVKLCTGQEHAAKIINTKKLSARDHQKLEREARICRLLKHPNIVRLHDSISEEGFHYLLFDLVTGGELFEDIVAREYYSEADASHCIQQILEAVLHCHQMGVVHRDLKPENLLLASKCKNAAVKLADFGLAIEVQGEQQAWFGFAGTPGYLSPEVLRKEAYGKPVDIWACGVILYILLVGYPPFWDEDQHKLYQQIKAGAYDFPSPEWDTVTPEAKNLINQMLTINPARRITAQEALKHPWVCQRSTVASMMHRQETVECLKKFNARRKLKGAILTTMLVSRNFSAAKTLLNKKADVKKRKSSSTVQYMPQTNSKNSIVTSPKGNIPSPALEPQTTVIHNPVDGTKESSDSSNTTVEDEDVKARKQEIIKITEQLIEAINNGDFDAYAKICDPGLTSFEPEALGNLVEGMDFHRFYFDNLLSKNDKPIHTTILNPHVHLIGEDAACIAYIRLTQFVDGQGRPQSSQSEETRVWHRREAKWQNIHFHCSGAPAAPLQ; the protein is encoded by the exons ATGGCTACGACAACCTGTACAAGATTCACGGACGAGTATCAACTCTATGAGGAGCTTGGCAA GGGCGCCTTTTCAGTGGTGCGTCGATGCGTGAAGCTATGCACGGGACAGGAGCATGCGGCCAAAATCATCAACACCAAAAAGTTATCGGCCAGAG ATCACCAGAAGTTGGAACGAGAGGCTCGCATCTGTCGCCTGCTCAAACATCCCAACATCG TTCGTCTTCATGACAGCATATCAGAGGAGGGCTTCCACTATCTGCTCTTTGACTT GGTGACCGGAGGTGAATTGTTTGAAGACATCGTCGCCCGAGAATACTACAGTGAGGCCGACGCCAG CCACTGCATCCAGCAGATCCTGGAGGCCGTGCTTCACTGCCATCAAATGGGGGTTGTTCACCGAGACCTGAAG CCAGAGAACCTGCTCCTGGCCAGCAAATGCAAGAACGCGGCGGTGAAGCTGGCTGACTTTGGCCTGGCCATCGAGGTGCAGGGGGAGCAGCAGGCCTGGTTTG GTTTTGCTGGTACACCAGGGTACCTGTCCCCTGAGGTCTTGAGGAAGGAGGCATATGGTAAACCTGTGGACATTTGGGCCTGTG GGGTGATCCTGTACATCCTGCTGGTGGGTTACCCTCCTTTCTGGGACGAGGACCAGCACAAGCTGTACCAGCAGATTAAGGCCGGAGCCTACGAT TTCCCTTCTCCAGAATGGGACACGGTAACCCCGGAGGCCAAAAACCTGATCAACCAGATGCTGACCATCAACCCGGCCAGGAGGATCACCGCCCAGGAAGCCCTCAAGCACCCGTGGGTCTGC CAACGCTCCACGGTGGCTTCCATGATGCACAGACAAGAGACAGTGGAGTGCCTGAAGAAGTTCAATGCCAGGAGGAAACTCAAG GGAGCCATCCTCACCACCATGCTGGTCTCTCGGAATTTCTCCG CAGCCAAGACTTTGCTGAACAAGAAGGCCGACGTGAAG AAACGCAAGTCCAGCTCGACTGTGCAGTATATG CCTCAgacaaacagcaaaaacagCATAGTCACCAGCCCCAAGGGAAACATCCCTTCACCTGCTCTG GAGCCCCAGACCACCGTCATCCATAACCCGGTGGACGGGACTAAG GAATCATCGGACAGCAGCAACACCACTGTGGAAGATGAAGATGTGAAAG CCCGCAAACAGGAAATCATCAAGATCACCGAGCAGCTCATCGAGGCCATCAACAATGGAGATTTCGACGCTTACGC taaAATCTGCGACCCGGGCTTGACTTCCTTTGAACCGGAGGCACTGGGCAATCTGGTGGAAGGGATGGACTTCCACAGGTTCTACTTTGACAACC tgcTGTCAAAAAACGACAAGCCGATCCATACCACCATCCTGAACCCTCACGTGCACCTGATCGGCGAAGATGCCGCCTGCATCGCGTACATTCGCCTCACGCAGTTTGTGGACGGGCAGGGCCGGCCGCAATCCAGTCAGTCTGAGGAGACCCGAGTGTGGCACCGCAGGGAGGCCAAGTGGCAGAACATACACTTCCACTGCTCCGGAGCACCAGCCGCGCCGCTGCAGTAG
- the camk2b1 gene encoding calcium/calmodulin-dependent protein kinase (CaM kinase) II beta 1 isoform X11, producing MATTTCTRFTDEYQLYEELGKGAFSVVRRCVKLCTGQEHAAKIINTKKLSARDHQKLEREARICRLLKHPNIVRLHDSISEEGFHYLLFDLVTGGELFEDIVAREYYSEADASHCIQQILEAVLHCHQMGVVHRDLKPENLLLASKCKNAAVKLADFGLAIEVQGEQQAWFGFAGTPGYLSPEVLRKEAYGKPVDIWACGVILYILLVGYPPFWDEDQHKLYQQIKAGAYDFPSPEWDTVTPEAKNLINQMLTINPARRITAQEALKHPWVCQRSTVASMMHRQETVECLKKFNARRKLKGAILTTMLVSRNFSAKTLLNKKADVKKRKSSSTVQYMPQTNSKNSIVTSPKGNIPSPALEPQTTVIHNPVDGTKESSDSSNTTVEDEDVKARKQEIIKITEQLIEAINNGDFDAYAKICDPGLTSFEPEALGNLVEGMDFHRFYFDNLLSKNDKPIHTTILNPHVHLIGEDAACIAYIRLTQFVDGQGRPQSSQSEETRVWHRREAKWQNIHFHCSGAPAAPLQ from the exons ATGGCTACGACAACCTGTACAAGATTCACGGACGAGTATCAACTCTATGAGGAGCTTGGCAA GGGCGCCTTTTCAGTGGTGCGTCGATGCGTGAAGCTATGCACGGGACAGGAGCATGCGGCCAAAATCATCAACACCAAAAAGTTATCGGCCAGAG ATCACCAGAAGTTGGAACGAGAGGCTCGCATCTGTCGCCTGCTCAAACATCCCAACATCG TTCGTCTTCATGACAGCATATCAGAGGAGGGCTTCCACTATCTGCTCTTTGACTT GGTGACCGGAGGTGAATTGTTTGAAGACATCGTCGCCCGAGAATACTACAGTGAGGCCGACGCCAG CCACTGCATCCAGCAGATCCTGGAGGCCGTGCTTCACTGCCATCAAATGGGGGTTGTTCACCGAGACCTGAAG CCAGAGAACCTGCTCCTGGCCAGCAAATGCAAGAACGCGGCGGTGAAGCTGGCTGACTTTGGCCTGGCCATCGAGGTGCAGGGGGAGCAGCAGGCCTGGTTTG GTTTTGCTGGTACACCAGGGTACCTGTCCCCTGAGGTCTTGAGGAAGGAGGCATATGGTAAACCTGTGGACATTTGGGCCTGTG GGGTGATCCTGTACATCCTGCTGGTGGGTTACCCTCCTTTCTGGGACGAGGACCAGCACAAGCTGTACCAGCAGATTAAGGCCGGAGCCTACGAT TTCCCTTCTCCAGAATGGGACACGGTAACCCCGGAGGCCAAAAACCTGATCAACCAGATGCTGACCATCAACCCGGCCAGGAGGATCACCGCCCAGGAAGCCCTCAAGCACCCGTGGGTCTGC CAACGCTCCACGGTGGCTTCCATGATGCACAGACAAGAGACAGTGGAGTGCCTGAAGAAGTTCAATGCCAGGAGGAAACTCAAG GGAGCCATCCTCACCACCATGCTGGTCTCTCGGAATTTCTCCG CCAAGACTTTGCTGAACAAGAAGGCCGACGTGAAG AAACGCAAGTCCAGCTCGACTGTGCAGTATATG CCTCAgacaaacagcaaaaacagCATAGTCACCAGCCCCAAGGGAAACATCCCTTCACCTGCTCTG GAGCCCCAGACCACCGTCATCCATAACCCGGTGGACGGGACTAAG GAATCATCGGACAGCAGCAACACCACTGTGGAAGATGAAGATGTGAAAG CCCGCAAACAGGAAATCATCAAGATCACCGAGCAGCTCATCGAGGCCATCAACAATGGAGATTTCGACGCTTACGC taaAATCTGCGACCCGGGCTTGACTTCCTTTGAACCGGAGGCACTGGGCAATCTGGTGGAAGGGATGGACTTCCACAGGTTCTACTTTGACAACC tgcTGTCAAAAAACGACAAGCCGATCCATACCACCATCCTGAACCCTCACGTGCACCTGATCGGCGAAGATGCCGCCTGCATCGCGTACATTCGCCTCACGCAGTTTGTGGACGGGCAGGGCCGGCCGCAATCCAGTCAGTCTGAGGAGACCCGAGTGTGGCACCGCAGGGAGGCCAAGTGGCAGAACATACACTTCCACTGCTCCGGAGCACCAGCCGCGCCGCTGCAGTAG
- the camk2b1 gene encoding calcium/calmodulin-dependent protein kinase (CaM kinase) II beta 1 isoform X1, producing the protein MATTTCTRFTDEYQLYEELGKGAFSVVRRCVKLCTGQEHAAKIINTKKLSARDHQKLEREARICRLLKHPNIVRLHDSISEEGFHYLLFDLVTGGELFEDIVAREYYSEADASHCIQQILEAVLHCHQMGVVHRDLKPENLLLASKCKNAAVKLADFGLAIEVQGEQQAWFGFAGTPGYLSPEVLRKEAYGKPVDIWACGVILYILLVGYPPFWDEDQHKLYQQIKAGAYDFPSPEWDTVTPEAKNLINQMLTINPARRITAQEALKHPWVCQRSTVASMMHRQETVECLKKFNARRKLKGAILTTMLVSRNFSVGSRQTTAPASALPVSVSAGTTAGTAAGLVEQAAKTLLNKKADVKKRKSSSTVQYMPQTNSKNSIVTSPKGNIPSPALEPQTTVIHNPVDGTKESSDSSNTTVEDEDVKARKQEIIKITEQLIEAINNGDFDAYAKICDPGLTSFEPEALGNLVEGMDFHRFYFDNLLSKNDKPIHTTILNPHVHLIGEDAACIAYIRLTQFVDGQGRPQSSQSEETRVWHRREAKWQNIHFHCSGAPAAPLQ; encoded by the exons ATGGCTACGACAACCTGTACAAGATTCACGGACGAGTATCAACTCTATGAGGAGCTTGGCAA GGGCGCCTTTTCAGTGGTGCGTCGATGCGTGAAGCTATGCACGGGACAGGAGCATGCGGCCAAAATCATCAACACCAAAAAGTTATCGGCCAGAG ATCACCAGAAGTTGGAACGAGAGGCTCGCATCTGTCGCCTGCTCAAACATCCCAACATCG TTCGTCTTCATGACAGCATATCAGAGGAGGGCTTCCACTATCTGCTCTTTGACTT GGTGACCGGAGGTGAATTGTTTGAAGACATCGTCGCCCGAGAATACTACAGTGAGGCCGACGCCAG CCACTGCATCCAGCAGATCCTGGAGGCCGTGCTTCACTGCCATCAAATGGGGGTTGTTCACCGAGACCTGAAG CCAGAGAACCTGCTCCTGGCCAGCAAATGCAAGAACGCGGCGGTGAAGCTGGCTGACTTTGGCCTGGCCATCGAGGTGCAGGGGGAGCAGCAGGCCTGGTTTG GTTTTGCTGGTACACCAGGGTACCTGTCCCCTGAGGTCTTGAGGAAGGAGGCATATGGTAAACCTGTGGACATTTGGGCCTGTG GGGTGATCCTGTACATCCTGCTGGTGGGTTACCCTCCTTTCTGGGACGAGGACCAGCACAAGCTGTACCAGCAGATTAAGGCCGGAGCCTACGAT TTCCCTTCTCCAGAATGGGACACGGTAACCCCGGAGGCCAAAAACCTGATCAACCAGATGCTGACCATCAACCCGGCCAGGAGGATCACCGCCCAGGAAGCCCTCAAGCACCCGTGGGTCTGC CAACGCTCCACGGTGGCTTCCATGATGCACAGACAAGAGACAGTGGAGTGCCTGAAGAAGTTCAATGCCAGGAGGAAACTCAAG GGAGCCATCCTCACCACCATGCTGGTCTCTCGGAATTTCTCCG TGGGCAGCCGGCAGACCACCGCTCCGGCCTCTGCGCTTCCGGTCTCTGTCAGCGCCGGTACCACAGCGGGTACCGCCGCGGGGTTGGTGGAACAAG CAGCCAAGACTTTGCTGAACAAGAAGGCCGACGTGAAG AAACGCAAGTCCAGCTCGACTGTGCAGTATATG CCTCAgacaaacagcaaaaacagCATAGTCACCAGCCCCAAGGGAAACATCCCTTCACCTGCTCTG GAGCCCCAGACCACCGTCATCCATAACCCGGTGGACGGGACTAAG GAATCATCGGACAGCAGCAACACCACTGTGGAAGATGAAGATGTGAAAG CCCGCAAACAGGAAATCATCAAGATCACCGAGCAGCTCATCGAGGCCATCAACAATGGAGATTTCGACGCTTACGC taaAATCTGCGACCCGGGCTTGACTTCCTTTGAACCGGAGGCACTGGGCAATCTGGTGGAAGGGATGGACTTCCACAGGTTCTACTTTGACAACC tgcTGTCAAAAAACGACAAGCCGATCCATACCACCATCCTGAACCCTCACGTGCACCTGATCGGCGAAGATGCCGCCTGCATCGCGTACATTCGCCTCACGCAGTTTGTGGACGGGCAGGGCCGGCCGCAATCCAGTCAGTCTGAGGAGACCCGAGTGTGGCACCGCAGGGAGGCCAAGTGGCAGAACATACACTTCCACTGCTCCGGAGCACCAGCCGCGCCGCTGCAGTAG
- the camk2b1 gene encoding calcium/calmodulin-dependent protein kinase (CaM kinase) II beta 1 isoform X3, with protein MATTTCTRFTDEYQLYEELGKGAFSVVRRCVKLCTGQEHAAKIINTKKLSARDHQKLEREARICRLLKHPNIVRLHDSISEEGFHYLLFDLVTGGELFEDIVAREYYSEADASHCIQQILEAVLHCHQMGVVHRDLKPENLLLASKCKNAAVKLADFGLAIEVQGEQQAWFGFAGTPGYLSPEVLRKEAYGKPVDIWACGVILYILLVGYPPFWDEDQHKLYQQIKAGAYDFPSPEWDTVTPEAKNLINQMLTINPARRITAQEALKHPWVCQRSTVASMMHRQETVECLKKFNARRKLKGAILTTMLVSRNFSVGSRQTTAPASALPVSVSAGTTAGTAAGLVEQAAKTLLNKKADVKPQTNSKNSIVTSPKGNIPSPALEPQTTVIHNPVDGTKESSDSSNTTVEDEDVKARKQEIIKITEQLIEAINNGDFDAYAKICDPGLTSFEPEALGNLVEGMDFHRFYFDNLLSKNDKPIHTTILNPHVHLIGEDAACIAYIRLTQFVDGQGRPQSSQSEETRVWHRREAKWQNIHFHCSGAPAAPLQ; from the exons ATGGCTACGACAACCTGTACAAGATTCACGGACGAGTATCAACTCTATGAGGAGCTTGGCAA GGGCGCCTTTTCAGTGGTGCGTCGATGCGTGAAGCTATGCACGGGACAGGAGCATGCGGCCAAAATCATCAACACCAAAAAGTTATCGGCCAGAG ATCACCAGAAGTTGGAACGAGAGGCTCGCATCTGTCGCCTGCTCAAACATCCCAACATCG TTCGTCTTCATGACAGCATATCAGAGGAGGGCTTCCACTATCTGCTCTTTGACTT GGTGACCGGAGGTGAATTGTTTGAAGACATCGTCGCCCGAGAATACTACAGTGAGGCCGACGCCAG CCACTGCATCCAGCAGATCCTGGAGGCCGTGCTTCACTGCCATCAAATGGGGGTTGTTCACCGAGACCTGAAG CCAGAGAACCTGCTCCTGGCCAGCAAATGCAAGAACGCGGCGGTGAAGCTGGCTGACTTTGGCCTGGCCATCGAGGTGCAGGGGGAGCAGCAGGCCTGGTTTG GTTTTGCTGGTACACCAGGGTACCTGTCCCCTGAGGTCTTGAGGAAGGAGGCATATGGTAAACCTGTGGACATTTGGGCCTGTG GGGTGATCCTGTACATCCTGCTGGTGGGTTACCCTCCTTTCTGGGACGAGGACCAGCACAAGCTGTACCAGCAGATTAAGGCCGGAGCCTACGAT TTCCCTTCTCCAGAATGGGACACGGTAACCCCGGAGGCCAAAAACCTGATCAACCAGATGCTGACCATCAACCCGGCCAGGAGGATCACCGCCCAGGAAGCCCTCAAGCACCCGTGGGTCTGC CAACGCTCCACGGTGGCTTCCATGATGCACAGACAAGAGACAGTGGAGTGCCTGAAGAAGTTCAATGCCAGGAGGAAACTCAAG GGAGCCATCCTCACCACCATGCTGGTCTCTCGGAATTTCTCCG TGGGCAGCCGGCAGACCACCGCTCCGGCCTCTGCGCTTCCGGTCTCTGTCAGCGCCGGTACCACAGCGGGTACCGCCGCGGGGTTGGTGGAACAAG CAGCCAAGACTTTGCTGAACAAGAAGGCCGACGTGAAG CCTCAgacaaacagcaaaaacagCATAGTCACCAGCCCCAAGGGAAACATCCCTTCACCTGCTCTG GAGCCCCAGACCACCGTCATCCATAACCCGGTGGACGGGACTAAG GAATCATCGGACAGCAGCAACACCACTGTGGAAGATGAAGATGTGAAAG CCCGCAAACAGGAAATCATCAAGATCACCGAGCAGCTCATCGAGGCCATCAACAATGGAGATTTCGACGCTTACGC taaAATCTGCGACCCGGGCTTGACTTCCTTTGAACCGGAGGCACTGGGCAATCTGGTGGAAGGGATGGACTTCCACAGGTTCTACTTTGACAACC tgcTGTCAAAAAACGACAAGCCGATCCATACCACCATCCTGAACCCTCACGTGCACCTGATCGGCGAAGATGCCGCCTGCATCGCGTACATTCGCCTCACGCAGTTTGTGGACGGGCAGGGCCGGCCGCAATCCAGTCAGTCTGAGGAGACCCGAGTGTGGCACCGCAGGGAGGCCAAGTGGCAGAACATACACTTCCACTGCTCCGGAGCACCAGCCGCGCCGCTGCAGTAG
- the camk2b1 gene encoding calcium/calmodulin-dependent protein kinase (CaM kinase) II beta 1 isoform X18, translated as MATTTCTRFTDEYQLYEELGKGAFSVVRRCVKLCTGQEHAAKIINTKKLSARDHQKLEREARICRLLKHPNIVRLHDSISEEGFHYLLFDLVTGGELFEDIVAREYYSEADASHCIQQILEAVLHCHQMGVVHRDLKPENLLLASKCKNAAVKLADFGLAIEVQGEQQAWFGFAGTPGYLSPEVLRKEAYGKPVDIWACGVILYILLVGYPPFWDEDQHKLYQQIKAGAYDFPSPEWDTVTPEAKNLINQMLTINPARRITAQEALKHPWVCQRSTVASMMHRQETVECLKKFNARRKLKGAILTTMLVSRNFSAAKTLLNKKADVKKRKSSSTVQYMEPQTTVIHNPVDGTKESSDSSNTTVEDEDVKARKQEIIKITEQLIEAINNGDFDAYAKICDPGLTSFEPEALGNLVEGMDFHRFYFDNLLSKNDKPIHTTILNPHVHLIGEDAACIAYIRLTQFVDGQGRPQSSQSEETRVWHRREAKWQNIHFHCSGAPAAPLQ; from the exons ATGGCTACGACAACCTGTACAAGATTCACGGACGAGTATCAACTCTATGAGGAGCTTGGCAA GGGCGCCTTTTCAGTGGTGCGTCGATGCGTGAAGCTATGCACGGGACAGGAGCATGCGGCCAAAATCATCAACACCAAAAAGTTATCGGCCAGAG ATCACCAGAAGTTGGAACGAGAGGCTCGCATCTGTCGCCTGCTCAAACATCCCAACATCG TTCGTCTTCATGACAGCATATCAGAGGAGGGCTTCCACTATCTGCTCTTTGACTT GGTGACCGGAGGTGAATTGTTTGAAGACATCGTCGCCCGAGAATACTACAGTGAGGCCGACGCCAG CCACTGCATCCAGCAGATCCTGGAGGCCGTGCTTCACTGCCATCAAATGGGGGTTGTTCACCGAGACCTGAAG CCAGAGAACCTGCTCCTGGCCAGCAAATGCAAGAACGCGGCGGTGAAGCTGGCTGACTTTGGCCTGGCCATCGAGGTGCAGGGGGAGCAGCAGGCCTGGTTTG GTTTTGCTGGTACACCAGGGTACCTGTCCCCTGAGGTCTTGAGGAAGGAGGCATATGGTAAACCTGTGGACATTTGGGCCTGTG GGGTGATCCTGTACATCCTGCTGGTGGGTTACCCTCCTTTCTGGGACGAGGACCAGCACAAGCTGTACCAGCAGATTAAGGCCGGAGCCTACGAT TTCCCTTCTCCAGAATGGGACACGGTAACCCCGGAGGCCAAAAACCTGATCAACCAGATGCTGACCATCAACCCGGCCAGGAGGATCACCGCCCAGGAAGCCCTCAAGCACCCGTGGGTCTGC CAACGCTCCACGGTGGCTTCCATGATGCACAGACAAGAGACAGTGGAGTGCCTGAAGAAGTTCAATGCCAGGAGGAAACTCAAG GGAGCCATCCTCACCACCATGCTGGTCTCTCGGAATTTCTCCG CAGCCAAGACTTTGCTGAACAAGAAGGCCGACGTGAAG AAACGCAAGTCCAGCTCGACTGTGCAGTATATG GAGCCCCAGACCACCGTCATCCATAACCCGGTGGACGGGACTAAG GAATCATCGGACAGCAGCAACACCACTGTGGAAGATGAAGATGTGAAAG CCCGCAAACAGGAAATCATCAAGATCACCGAGCAGCTCATCGAGGCCATCAACAATGGAGATTTCGACGCTTACGC taaAATCTGCGACCCGGGCTTGACTTCCTTTGAACCGGAGGCACTGGGCAATCTGGTGGAAGGGATGGACTTCCACAGGTTCTACTTTGACAACC tgcTGTCAAAAAACGACAAGCCGATCCATACCACCATCCTGAACCCTCACGTGCACCTGATCGGCGAAGATGCCGCCTGCATCGCGTACATTCGCCTCACGCAGTTTGTGGACGGGCAGGGCCGGCCGCAATCCAGTCAGTCTGAGGAGACCCGAGTGTGGCACCGCAGGGAGGCCAAGTGGCAGAACATACACTTCCACTGCTCCGGAGCACCAGCCGCGCCGCTGCAGTAG